One region of Miscanthus floridulus cultivar M001 chromosome 19, ASM1932011v1, whole genome shotgun sequence genomic DNA includes:
- the LOC136528460 gene encoding cysteine synthase-like isoform X2: MVEDAEERGLISPGVTTLVEPTGGNMGLALVLIAIRKGYRFVAVMPGQYSLDKQILLRYMGAELYLTDPTLGFLGVNAKVEQLKKELPNVHVLDQFSNKANTEAHIRWTGPEIWKDTAGKVDIFVAASGTGGTVSGVGKYLKMQNPSIKIICVEPAESPVVSGGEPGKHKIQGIGPGFVPEVLDRSVIDEVVTVTTEEAMVNARRLAREEGLLVGISSGANLAACLKRETKIRGR; encoded by the exons ATGGTTGAAGATGCAGAGGAGAGGGGGTTGATTTCACCTGGTGTCACGACACTCGTCGAGCCGACAGGCGGTAACATGGGGTTGGCATTAGTCCTCATTGCTATTCGCAAGGGTTACAGGTTCGTTGCAGTTATGCCAGGTCAATACTCGCTCGATAAGCAGATCCTGTTGAGGTACATGGGTGCAGAGTTGTATTTAACAG ATCCAACCCTTGGGTTCCTGGGTGTAAATGCGAAGGTTGAGCAGCTCAAAAAAGAATTGCCCAATGTACATGTTCTTGATCAGTTCTCGAACAAAGCAAATACTGAAGCACATATTAGATGGACTG GGCCTGAGATTTGGAAGGACACTGCTGGCAAGGTGGACATATTTGTAGCTGCTTCAGGCACAGGAGGTACGGTATCTGGTGTTGGGAAGTATCTGAAGATGCAAAACCCCAGTATCAAGATCATCTGTGTTGAGCCTGCAGAGAGTCCAGTTGTTTCAG GTGGTGAACCAGGCAAACACAAAATTCAGGGAATAGGACCAGGATTTGTACCTGAAGTACTGGACAGATCAGTTATCGATGAGGTTGTCACAGTGACAACTGAGGAGGCGATGGTGAACGCGAGGAGGTTGGCTAGGGAAGAGGGCCTTCTTGTGGGCATATCATCTGGAGCGAACTTGGCAGCTTGCTTGAAG AGAGAGACGAAAATAAGGGGAAGATGA
- the LOC136527575 gene encoding cysteine synthase-like, translated as MAGEEAGRRGIPSLLNPSSACSEGQQEHIASDVTQLIGWTPLIELKRIASKEGVDARIVGKVEAYQPLCSVKDRSALRMIEDAEERGLISPGVTTLVEPTSGNLGLGLVLIALRKGYRFVAVMPGQYSLDKQILLRYMGAELYLTDPALGFPGIDAKVEELKKELPNVHVLDQFKNKANPEAHIRWTGPEIWKDTAGKVDIFVAGSGSGGTVSGVGKYLKMQNPSIKIICVEPAESPVVSGGEPGKHKIQGIGPGFLPEVLDTSVIDEAVTVTTDEAMVHARRLAREEGLLVGISSGANLAACLKVASREENKGKMIVTMFPSGGERYMNSDLFAAAREECIAMTF; from the exons ATGGCGGGAGAGGAGGCCGGGAGGAGGGGGATTCCCTCTCTcctcaacccgtcgtccgcttgcAGCGAAGGGCAGCAGGAGCACATCGCCTCTGATGTCACGCAG CTCATCGGCTGGACACCTCTGATCGAGCTCAAGCGAATTGCCAGCAAGGAAGGGGTAGATGCCCGGATCGTCGGCAAGGTCGAGGCGTACCAGCCACTCTGCTCCGTCAAGGATCGCAGCGCTTTGAG AATGATTGAAGATGCAGAGGAGAGGGGGTTGATTTCACCTGGTGTCACAACACTTGTCGAGCCGACAAGCGGCAACTTGGGGTTAGGATTAGTACTCATTGCTCTTCGCAAAGGTTACAGGTTCGTTGCAGTTATGCCAGGTCAATACTCGCTCGATAAGCAGATCCTGCTGAGATACATGGGTGCAGAGTTGTATTTAACAG ATCCAGCCCTTGGATTCCCGGGCATAGATGCGAAGGTTGAGGAGCTCAAAAAAGAATTGCCCAATGTACATGTTCTTGATcaattcaagaacaaagcaaatCCTGAAGCACATATTAGATGGACTG GACCTGAGATTTGGAAGGACACTGCTGGCAAGGTGGACATATTTGTAGCTGGTTCGGGATCAGGAGGTACAGTATCTGGTGTTGGGAAGTATCTGAAGATGCAGAACCCCAGTATCAAGATCATCTGTGTTGAGCCTGCAGAGAGTCCAGTTGTTTCAG GTGGCGAACCAGGCAAACACAAAATCCAGGGAATAGGACCAGGATTTCTACCTGAAGTACTGGACACCTCAGTTATTGATGAGGCTGTCACAGTGACCACTGATGAGGCGATGGTGCACGCTAGGAGGCTGGCCAGGGAAGAGGGCCTTCTTGTGGGCATATCATCTGGAGCGAACTTGGCTGCTTGCTTGAAG GTCGCATCGAGAGAAGAAAACAAGGGGAAGATGATTGTCACCATGTTTCCAAGTGGGGGCGAGAGATACATGAACTCTGACCTGTTTGCCGCTGCTAGAGAGGAGTGTATTGCCATGACATTTTGA
- the LOC136529417 gene encoding transcription termination factor MTERF8, chloroplastic-like encodes MLHLRNHLLPHLRAASPLLSPIHRHRACLLSASAAAPFSLEDYLVAACGLSPAQARKASKQALEEASREAGKPFEELRSSRLNSASNPDAVLALLSSAGVSRADIAAVVAADPLILRSCVNKIGPRLLALRDRIGLSAPQISRFLLVGSRKLRSGDVCPNLEFLISSFGSLEPVLAVMKGSKSILTLDLDRVIKPNFAQFRQCGLTSRDIAQMCSYCPWLIGFQPERVKDFLLRAEDLGVSRGSPMFKHMVAAMSRTNKEKNAATLEFLKRSLGCSESEAAFAVSKTPSILGLSDECLLPKIQFLNNEVGLEPQYILQNPSLLTYSLEKRLVPRYCAMKILRAKGLMNSNFCRLAQIGEQKFRLKFIDRHKDSVSGLVHAYVTARAALVPSGV; translated from the coding sequence ATGCTGCACCTCCGAAACCACCTCCTCCCTCACCTCCGCGCCGCGTCCCCGCTGCTCTCTCCcatccaccgccaccgcgcgtgcCTCCTCTCCGCCTCCGCGGCCGCCCCCTTCTCCCTCGAGGACTACCTCGTGGCCGCCTGCGGCCTCAGCCCAGCGCAAGCCCGCAAGGCGTCCAAGCAAGCGCTCGAGGAGGCATCCAGAGAAGCCGGGAAACCATTCGAGGAGCTTAGGAGCTCCCGCCTCAACTCCGCCTCCAACCCCGACGCCGTCCTCGCCCTGCTCTCCAGCGCCGGCGTCTCCCGCGCCGAcatcgccgccgtcgtcgccgcggaCCCGCTGATCCTCCGCTCCTGTGTAAACAAGATCGGGCCCCGCCTCCTCGCTCTCCGTGACCGCATCGGCCTGTCCGCTCCGCAGATCTCACGCTTCCTCTTGGTCGGCTCCCGGAAGCTCCGTTCCGGCGACGTCTGTCCCAACCTCgagttcttgatctcctccttcgGCTCGCTCGAGCCGGTCCTAGCCGTCATGAAGGGGAGCAAGAGCATCCTAACCTTGGACCTTGATAGGGTGATCAAGCCTAACTTCGCGCAGTTTCGCCAGTGCGGTCTAACGTCTCGAGATATTGCCCAGATGTGTTCCTATTGCCCGTGGCTGATTGGGTTCCAACCAGAGCGCGTCAAGGATTTCCTGCTGCGCGCAGAAGACCTTGGGGTGTCCCGCGGATCGCCCATGTTCAAGCACATGGTAGCAGCGATGTCCCGTACCAACAAAGAGAAGAATGCTGCCACGCTCGAGTTTCTGAAGAGGAGTCTTGGTTGCTCTGAGAGCGAAGCTGCCTTTGCTGTGTCCAAGACGCCAAGCATTCTAGGACTATCTGATGAGTGCCTTCTCCCCAAGATCCAGTTCTTGAACAACGAGGTTGGACTGGAGCCGCAGTACATTCTGCAAAATCCTTCCCTGCTCACATACAGCCTAGAGAAGCGGCTAGTGCCCCGATATTGTGCCATGAAGATCCTGCGGGCAAAGGGATTGATGAATAGCAATTTTTGCAGATTAGCTCAAATTGGAGAGCAGAAATTCAGATTGAAGTTCATAGACCGTCACAAGGACTCTGTTTCTGGGCTAGTACATGCTTATGTCACAGCTCGTGCTGCCCTTGTGCCCTCTGGAGTCTAA
- the LOC136528511 gene encoding uncharacterized protein produces the protein MGASCLSRWTWTGDEKTKRALPKKIKNNANLQIFVNWAPNMRPTERCVPMGRCHVHGWARLTARLASPPALGKSAQTTTRGGEMEAALRGIRAKLTEHREKVVSALLLGSFVVLGWRSSEQQREIEGLLAKKRSLRATNASMSAAMWAWREELFSLAAAPSSPISLSRLRHIYGEEEPAPPAPKLPGSNAGEESISIA, from the exons ATGGGGGCCAGTTGTCTGTCAAGGTGGACGTGGACAG GCGATGAAAAAACAAAACGTGCGCTgcctaaaaaaattaaaaataacgCAAACCTGCAAATCTTTGTGAACTGGGCCCCCAACATGCGGCCAACTGAACGCTGCGTCCCGATGGGCCGTTGTCACGTTCACGGCTGGGCCCGACTAACCGCACGGCTCGCCTCGCCGCCGGCACTCGGCAAGTCTGCGCAGACGACGACGAGAGGGGGCGAGATGGAGGCGGCGCTGCGCGGGATCAGGGCGAAGCTGACGGAGCACCGGGAGAAGGTGGTCAGCGCCCTGCTGCTGGGCTCGTTCGTGGTGCTGGGGTGGCGGTCGTCAGAGCAGCAGCGCGAGATCGAGGGCCTGTTGGCCAAGAAGCGCTCCCTCCGAGCCACCAACGCCTCCATGTCCGCCGCCATGTGGGCCTGGCGGGAGGAGCTCTTCTCCCTCGCCGCCGCGCCCTCGTCCCCAATCTCCctgtcccggctccgccacatcTACGGCGAGGAGGAGCCCGCACCGCCCGCGCCCAAGCTGCCAG GATCAAATGCTGGGGAGGAATCGATCTCCATAGCCTGA
- the LOC136528510 gene encoding cysteine synthase-like, which translates to MEEGAGRRGIPSLLKSPVPAETEAASLQQEHIASDITQLVGWTPLIELKRIAEKDNVNARIVGKLECYQPLCSVKDRSALRMIEDAEEKGLISPGITTLVEPTSGNMGIGLAYIALTRGYRFVAVMPAEYSLDKQILLRYLGADLVLTDPTLGFQGQLDKVEQLKKEIPNVHVLDQFANAANPEAHFKWTGPEIWKDTAGKVDIFVAGSGTGGTVSGVGKYLKMKNPAVKVICVEPSESPVISGGKPSRHKIQGVGPGFVPKNLDTSITDEIITVTAEDAMANARRLAREEGLLVGISSGANLAACLKVASRQENKGKMIVTVFPSGGERYMNSDLFAAIREECIAMTF; encoded by the exons ATGGAGGAAGGGGCAGGGAGGAGAGGGATCCCTTCGCTGCTGAAATCACCGGTGCCGGCTGAAACTGAAGCCGCTTCTCTGCAGCAGGAGCACATCGCCTCTGATATTACTCAG CTTGTAGGATGGACGCCACTGATAGAACTGAAGAGAATAGCTGAGAAGGACAACGTCAACGCCCGGATTGTTGGCAAGCTGGAGTGCTACCAGCCCCTCTGCTCCGTCAAGGACCGCAGCGCTCTGAG AATGATTGAAGATGCAGAGGAGAAAGGGCTGATCTCGCCTGGCATCACAACACTGGTTGAGCCGACGAGCGGCAATATGGGCATAGGTCTGGCGTACATTGCTTTGACCAGAGGTTACAGATTCGTTGCAGTCATGCCTGCCGAGTACTCACTTGACAAGCAGATCTTGCTGAGGTACCTGGGAGCCGATTTGGTGTTAACTG ATCCTACGCTTGGCTTTCAGGGACAACTTGACAAGGTGGAACAGCTCAAGAAAGAAATACCCAATGTGCATGTTCTTGACCAGTTTGCAAACGCAGCAAATCCTGAAGCACACTTTAAATGGACTG GACCTGAGATTTGGAAGGATACAGCAGGCAAAGTAGACATCTTTGTGGCCGGTTCAGGCACAGGAGGTACTGTTTCTGGTGTTGGCAAATACTTGAAGATGAAGAACCCAGCTGTGAAGGTCATTTGTGTTGAGCCTTCTGAGAGTCCAGTTATTTCAG GTGGCAAGCCTTCTAGGCATAAAATTCAGGGAGTCGGCCCAGGATTTGTGCCCAAGAACTTGGACACCTCAATCACTGATGAGATCATTACAGTAACTGCAGAAGATGCAATGGCAAACGCTAGGAGGTTGGCCAGGGAAGAGGGCCTACTAGTTGGCATATCATCTGGAGCAAATCTGGCAGCTTGCCTGAAG GTGGCATCAAGACAAGAGAACAAAGGGAAGATGATTGTCACTGTGTTTCCTAGTGGTGGCGAGAGATACATGAACTCCGATCTCTTTGCAGCTATAAGAGAGGAATGCATCGCCATGACCTTCTGA
- the LOC136528460 gene encoding cysteine synthase-like isoform X1: MVEDAEERGLISPGVTTLVEPTGGNMGLALVLIAIRKGYRFVAVMPGQYSLDKQILLRYMGAELYLTDPTLGFLGVNAKVEQLKKELPNVHVLDQFSNKANTEAHIRWTGPEIWKDTAGKVDIFVAASGTGGTVSGVGKYLKMQNPSIKIICVEPAESPVVSGGEPGKHKIQGIGPGFVPEVLDRSVIDEVVTVTTEEAMVNARRLAREEGLLVGISSGANLAACLKAAERDENKGKMIVTMFPTGGERYMNSDLFAAVREECIAMTF; this comes from the exons ATGGTTGAAGATGCAGAGGAGAGGGGGTTGATTTCACCTGGTGTCACGACACTCGTCGAGCCGACAGGCGGTAACATGGGGTTGGCATTAGTCCTCATTGCTATTCGCAAGGGTTACAGGTTCGTTGCAGTTATGCCAGGTCAATACTCGCTCGATAAGCAGATCCTGTTGAGGTACATGGGTGCAGAGTTGTATTTAACAG ATCCAACCCTTGGGTTCCTGGGTGTAAATGCGAAGGTTGAGCAGCTCAAAAAAGAATTGCCCAATGTACATGTTCTTGATCAGTTCTCGAACAAAGCAAATACTGAAGCACATATTAGATGGACTG GGCCTGAGATTTGGAAGGACACTGCTGGCAAGGTGGACATATTTGTAGCTGCTTCAGGCACAGGAGGTACGGTATCTGGTGTTGGGAAGTATCTGAAGATGCAAAACCCCAGTATCAAGATCATCTGTGTTGAGCCTGCAGAGAGTCCAGTTGTTTCAG GTGGTGAACCAGGCAAACACAAAATTCAGGGAATAGGACCAGGATTTGTACCTGAAGTACTGGACAGATCAGTTATCGATGAGGTTGTCACAGTGACAACTGAGGAGGCGATGGTGAACGCGAGGAGGTTGGCTAGGGAAGAGGGCCTTCTTGTGGGCATATCATCTGGAGCGAACTTGGCAGCTTGCTTGAAG GCTGCAGAGAGAGACGAAAATAAGGGGAAGATGATTGTCACCATGTTTCCAACCGGGGGCGAGAGATACATGAACTCTGACCTGTTTGCTGCTGTTAGAGAGGAGTGTATTGCCATGACATTTTGA